Proteins encoded within one genomic window of Triticum aestivum cultivar Chinese Spring chromosome 2D, IWGSC CS RefSeq v2.1, whole genome shotgun sequence:
- the LOC123052104 gene encoding elongation factor 1-delta 1 isoform X1 — protein sequence MAATFNVNAEAGLKKLDGYLLSRSYISGYQASKDDLAVYSEFSVAPPSTCTNVARWYNHIDALLKLSGVTAPGQGVKVLSSVVPETSTTDVAEAPAADDDDDSDVDLFGEETEEEKKAAEERAAKAKASTKKKESGKSSVLLDVKPWDDETDMVKLEEAVRSIKMEGLLWGASKLMPVGYGIKKLQIMMTIIDDLVSVDTLIEDHLCVEPANEYIQSCDIVAFNKICKFLLPV from the exons ATGGCGGCTACCTTCAATGTTAATGCTGAGGCAGGCCTTAAAAAGCTTGATGGCTACCTTCTGTCTCGCAGTTACATCTCTGG ATACCAAGCTTCCAAGGATGACTTGGCTGTGTATTCAGAGTTCTCAGTTGCTCCACCATCAACTTGCACCAATGTTGCAAGGTGGTACAATCACATTGATGCACTCCTGAAGCTGAG TGGAGTTACTGCCCCTGGTCAAGGTGTGAAGGTTCTGTCATCAGTTGTCCCTGAAACCTCAACTACTGATGTTGCTGAG GCTCCTGcagctgatgatgacgatgacagcGATGTTGACCTTTTTGGAGAGGAAACCGAGGAGGAGAAAAAGGCAGCTGAAGAGCGCGCTGCCAAAGCAAAGGCTTCTACCAAGAAGAAAGAAT CTGGCAAGTCATCAGTTTTGCTTGATGTTAAGCCATGGGACGATGAGACCGACATGGTCAAGCTGGAGGAAGCTGTCCGAAGCATCAAGATGGAGGGCCTTCTGTGGGGTGCTT CCAAGCTCATGCCCGTTGGATATGGCATCAAGAAGCTCCAGATTATGATGACCATCATTGATGACCTCGTCTCTGTCGACACTCTTATTGAAGACCATCTCTGCGTTGAACCAGCCAACGAGTACATCCAGAGCTGTGACATTGTTGCCTTCAACAAAATCTGTAAGTTTCTTCTGCCCGTTTAA
- the LOC123052104 gene encoding elongation factor 1-delta 1 isoform X2, which yields MAATFNVNAEAGLKKLDGYLLSRSYISGYQASKDDLAVYSEFSVAPPSTCTNVARWYNHIDALLKLSGVTAPGQGVKVLSSVVPETSTTDVAEAPAADDDDDSDVDLFGEETEEEKKAAEERAAKAKASTKKKESGKSSVLLDVKPWDDETDMVKLEEAVRSIKMEGLLWGASKLMPVGYGIKKLQIMMTIIDDLVSVDTLIEDHLCVEPANEYIQSCDIVAFNKI from the exons ATGGCGGCTACCTTCAATGTTAATGCTGAGGCAGGCCTTAAAAAGCTTGATGGCTACCTTCTGTCTCGCAGTTACATCTCTGG ATACCAAGCTTCCAAGGATGACTTGGCTGTGTATTCAGAGTTCTCAGTTGCTCCACCATCAACTTGCACCAATGTTGCAAGGTGGTACAATCACATTGATGCACTCCTGAAGCTGAG TGGAGTTACTGCCCCTGGTCAAGGTGTGAAGGTTCTGTCATCAGTTGTCCCTGAAACCTCAACTACTGATGTTGCTGAG GCTCCTGcagctgatgatgacgatgacagcGATGTTGACCTTTTTGGAGAGGAAACCGAGGAGGAGAAAAAGGCAGCTGAAGAGCGCGCTGCCAAAGCAAAGGCTTCTACCAAGAAGAAAGAAT CTGGCAAGTCATCAGTTTTGCTTGATGTTAAGCCATGGGACGATGAGACCGACATGGTCAAGCTGGAGGAAGCTGTCCGAAGCATCAAGATGGAGGGCCTTCTGTGGGGTGCTT CCAAGCTCATGCCCGTTGGATATGGCATCAAGAAGCTCCAGATTATGATGACCATCATTGATGACCTCGTCTCTGTCGACACTCTTATTGAAGACCATCTCTGCGTTGAACCAGCCAACGAGTACATCCAGAGCTGTGACATTGTTGCCTTCAACAAAATCT AA
- the LOC123052105 gene encoding glyceraldehyde-3-phosphate dehydrogenase 2, cytosolic-like has translation MVVDLDGKHLIRATEQRASKPTVLGIGPDPHALAKAQDIERICARDHILCVHPKTLLFGEKEVAVFGCRNPEEIPWAAAGAEYVVESTGVFTDKDKAAAHIKGGAKKVIISAPSKDAPMFVCGVDEKEYKSDIDIVANASCTTNCLAPLAKVLIIAVLCCSNQPPILGMQPRRLLMVLPARTGEVIPSSTGAAKAVGKVLPELNGKLTGMAFRVPTVDVSVVDLTVRLAKPATYDQIKTAIK, from the exons ATGGTTGTCGATCTTGACGGAAAGCATCTTATCCGAGCCACGGAACAGAG GGCTTCAAAACCAACCGTATTAGGAATTGGCCCAGATCCCCATGCGCTAGCGAAGGCACAAGATATCGAGCGCATATGTGCTCGTGACCATATACTCTGCGTCCACCCCAAGACCCTTCTCTTCGGTGAGAAGGAGGTTGCTGTGTTTGGCTGCAG GAACCCTGAGGAGATCCCATGGGCTGCTGCTGGTGCTGAGTACGTTGTTGAGTCCACCGGTGTTTTCACTGACAAGGACAAGGCTGCAGCTCACATTAAG GGTGGTGCCAAGAAGGTCATCATTTCTGCTCCCAGCAAGGATGCTCCCATGTTTGTCTGTGGTGTCGATGAGAAGGAATACAAGTCTGACATCGACATTGTCGCCAACGCTAGCTGCACCACTAACTGCCTTGCTCCTCTTGCTAAGGTGCTTATCATTGCAGTTTTGTGCTGCTCAAACCAACCGCCAATATTGGGAATG CAACCCAGAAGACTGTTGATGGTCCTTCCAGCAAGGACTGGAGAGGTCATTCCAAGCAGCACTGGTGCCGCAAAG GCTGTTGGCAAGGTGCTCCCAGAGCTTAACGGAAAGTTGACTGGAATGGCCTTCCGTGTTCCCACTGTTGATGTTTCTGTTGTTGATCTGACTGTTAGACTTGCGAAGCCAGCAACCTATGATCAGATTAAGACTGCTATCAAGTGA
- the LOC123055707 gene encoding uncharacterized protein codes for MIIYDNTSWGLFLVADAGLMDVVLEEINAMHVHASQAASCDVRARTSIPLVKQEGVGDGDVQGPDDVVVRTVERIDDVHLDDQLARQLEAELDAEYEMEIASRAPAASATTGLVHEVIDISDDESNDEIDMEEWSDDPEHAKLSETDRKLREQELQDPDVTKMYQEMYDKNDGPWEED; via the exons ATGATCATATATGATAACACATCTTGGGGCTTGTTTCTGGTAGCTGATGCTGGTTTAATGGATGTTGTTCTGGAGGAGATCAACGCGATGCATGTACATGCCTCTCAGGCAGCATCATGCGATGTTAGGGCACGCACAAGCATCCCATTGGTAAAACAAGAAGGTGTTGGAGATGGTGATGTGCAGGGGCCTGATGATGTGGTTGTGCGCACGGTGGAGCGGATAGATGACGTGCATCTAGATGATCAACTTGCTCGGCAACTTGAAGCAGAGCTGGATGCGGAAT ATGAGATGGAGATAGCATCCCGTGCACCGGCTGCGAGTGCGACGACGGGTTTGGTTCACGAGGTTATTGACATCTCTGATGATGAAAGCAATGATGAAATTGATATGGAAGAATGGTCTGATGATCCTGAGCACGCTAAGTTGTCTGAGACAGACAGAAAGCTGAGGGAGCAAGAGCTGCAAGATCCAGATGTCACGAAAATGTATCAAGAAATGTATGATAAAAATGATGGTCCGTGGGAAGAAGACTGA
- the LOC123055708 gene encoding protein NEGATIVE GRAVITROPIC RESPONSE OF ROOTS-like, producing the protein MGIINWVQNRLNTKQEKKRSAAAAAAGASSVRNAPVREKSCRGQADDELPGDWSMLSIGTLGNEPTPAPAPAPDQAVPDFTIEEVKKLQDALNKLLRRAKSKSSSRGSTAGAGDEEQNLPLDRFLNCPSSLEVDRRLSLRLQGADGGQNGEFSPDTQIILSKARELLVSTNGNGGGVKQKSFKFLLKNMFACRGGFPPQPSLKDPVETKLEKLFKTMLQKKMSVPRPSNAASSSRKYYLEDKPMGRIQMDGRHDEEEEEDYNDEDIFKWDKTDSDFIVLEV; encoded by the exons ATGGGG ATCATCAACTGGGTGCAGAATCGCCTCAACACCAAGCAGGAGAAGAaacgatccgccgccgccgccgccgcgggcgcgaGCTCGGTTCGCA ATGCCCCGGTCCGGGAGAAGAGCTGCCGCGGCCAGGCCGACGACGAGCTCCCCGGAGACTGGAGCATGCTCTCCATCGGGACTCTCGGCAACGAGCCCACGCCGGCTCCGGCGCCGGCGCCAGATCAGGCGGTGCCGGACTTCACCATCGAGGAGGTGAAGAAGCTGCAGGATGCGCTGAACAAGCTACTCCGGCGCGCCAAGTCCAAGTCCAGCTCCCGCGGCTCCAccgccggcgccggcgacgaggagcagaaCCTGCCGCTCGACAGGTTCCTCAACTGCCCCTCCAGCCTCGAGGTCGACCGGCGGCTCTCGCTCAGGCTGCAGGGCGCCGACGGCGGGCAGAACGGGGAGTTCTCGCCGGACACGCAGATCATACTCAGCAAGGCCAGGGAGCTCCTCGTCAGCACCAACGGCAACGGCGGGGGCGTCAAGCAGAAGTCCTTCAAGTTCCTCCTCAAGAACATGTTCGCCTGCCGGGGCGGCTTCCCGCCGCAGCCCAGCCTCAAGGATCCAGTGGAAACAAAACTGGAGAAG TTGTTTAAGACGATGCTTCAAAAGAAGATGAGCGTCCCTCGCCCGAGCAACGCGGCATCGTCATCGAGGAAGTATTACCTAGAGGACAAACCAATGGGAAGGATCCAAATGGATGGTCgccacgacgaggaggaggaagaggattacAATGATGAAGATATCTTCAAGTGGGACAAAACAGATTCAGATT TCATTGTTCTAGAGGTGTAA